One part of the Chryseobacterium mulctrae genome encodes these proteins:
- a CDS encoding PAS domain-containing sensor histidine kinase has product MITQENLPDNSFNLDLILQALASSPAPTSIYSGENMVIRFANAGMLELWGKDSSVIGKPLMEALPELKGQPFLELLQEVWRSGKTYSVSEAPAKLIINGEEVLDYFDYEYKALTDQHHKTWCILNTALNVTSRREFLQQIREKEEREHALNEEMAATLEELTSTNEELSSSIKQLAHNREYIRTIIEQAPVGIAMLKGHEHIIEIANPAILNIWGRKESEVIGFPHEKARPELQGQPVNIWLKEVYNRGKPQINTEFTVKLLDGDGLREAIVNSIYQPILSEDGTVSGVLVILEEITQQVLERRKNENDQQMLALAIDAGELATFYYQPATNLFSGNTLLKNWFGLSSEENLDLSVALAVILPEDRDGVINAITHSLSKNSDGHYFIEYRIQNNTDKKVRLLQANGRVFYDKKGNALSLNGTLRDITEQKKEEQRKDDFMGMVSHELKTPLTSLKTYLQLLQRTEVNIENSKQKNMLEKSVKQVDYMNSMINGFLNVSRLDSGQMHIEKTEFDLQILFTEIEHEVLSTNHTRNFIFKISGSLTLFADRDKISQVLHNLIGNAIKYSPINTSITVEYLTTDNNSLKINVQDQGIGISREDQERIFERYYRVKDINSRSTSGFGIGLYLCKEIIELHNGTIEVQSSKNESTVFSFVLPINGEKLTD; this is encoded by the coding sequence ATGATAACTCAGGAAAACTTACCCGATAACAGTTTCAATCTTGATCTAATTCTTCAGGCATTGGCTTCCTCTCCAGCACCAACCTCCATCTACTCGGGGGAAAATATGGTCATCCGTTTTGCAAATGCGGGCATGCTGGAGCTGTGGGGTAAAGATTCCTCTGTAATAGGTAAACCCTTAATGGAAGCACTTCCTGAACTGAAAGGTCAGCCTTTTTTAGAGTTGTTGCAGGAGGTTTGGCGTTCAGGTAAAACATATTCAGTATCTGAAGCTCCTGCTAAACTTATCATAAATGGAGAAGAGGTGCTTGATTATTTTGATTATGAATATAAAGCACTTACCGATCAACATCATAAAACATGGTGCATACTCAATACAGCACTTAATGTAACATCACGCCGTGAATTTTTACAGCAAATACGAGAGAAAGAAGAAAGGGAACATGCGCTCAATGAGGAAATGGCTGCAACATTGGAAGAGCTTACCTCTACCAACGAAGAGCTCAGTAGTTCTATAAAGCAGCTCGCTCATAACAGGGAATATATCCGAACTATTATTGAGCAGGCTCCGGTTGGAATTGCGATGCTGAAAGGTCATGAGCATATTATTGAAATCGCTAATCCAGCCATTCTCAATATTTGGGGTCGCAAAGAATCTGAAGTCATTGGTTTTCCGCATGAAAAAGCCCGTCCTGAATTGCAGGGACAACCCGTTAATATCTGGCTTAAAGAAGTTTATAATAGAGGTAAGCCCCAAATTAATACCGAATTTACAGTTAAGTTGCTCGATGGTGATGGACTGAGAGAGGCTATTGTCAATTCTATATACCAACCCATACTCTCAGAAGATGGAACTGTTTCGGGTGTTCTTGTTATTCTTGAGGAGATTACTCAACAGGTTTTAGAACGTCGGAAGAATGAGAACGATCAACAAATGCTCGCATTGGCTATCGATGCAGGAGAACTTGCTACTTTTTATTACCAGCCTGCAACCAACCTTTTTTCGGGAAATACCCTTCTTAAAAATTGGTTTGGACTGTCGTCTGAAGAAAATTTAGATCTTTCCGTTGCATTGGCTGTCATCCTTCCAGAAGATCGAGATGGGGTAATTAATGCTATTACACATTCTTTAAGCAAGAACTCTGATGGTCATTATTTTATAGAGTATCGAATTCAAAACAATACCGATAAAAAGGTAAGACTGCTGCAAGCGAACGGAAGAGTTTTTTATGATAAAAAAGGCAATGCTTTAAGTCTAAACGGTACTCTTAGGGATATCACTGAACAAAAAAAAGAGGAACAGCGAAAAGACGATTTTATGGGAATGGTAAGCCACGAACTTAAAACACCGCTCACTTCACTGAAGACATATCTTCAACTGCTACAACGGACGGAGGTAAATATAGAAAACTCTAAACAAAAGAATATGTTAGAGAAATCTGTAAAGCAGGTGGATTATATGAACAGTATGATTAATGGTTTTCTAAATGTTTCACGACTTGATTCCGGGCAGATGCATATAGAAAAAACCGAATTTGATCTCCAAATATTATTCACTGAAATTGAGCATGAGGTTCTTTCAACCAATCATACGCGTAATTTTATTTTTAAAATATCTGGCTCCTTAACCCTATTTGCAGATCGCGACAAAATATCGCAGGTACTCCATAACCTTATTGGAAATGCGATTAAGTACTCTCCTATTAACACCTCAATTACCGTAGAATATCTTACAACAGATAACAACAGCTTAAAAATAAATGTTCAAGATCAGGGAATCGGTATATCCAGAGAAGATCAGGAACGGATATTCGAACGTTATTATCGGGTGAAAGATATTAACAGCAGAAGTACATCGGGATTTGGTATCGGACTTTATCTTTGTAAAGAAATTATCGAACTGCATAACGGTACAATAGAAGTTCAGAGCTCTAAGAATGAAAGTACTGTATTCTCTTTTGTACTGCCTATCAACGGAGAAAAGCTTACCGATTAA
- a CDS encoding response regulator: protein MFSDLFHTLKDKEYKNCVLTKLATPDYKSLYKVIQKEELDLAIMDVNMPNGTVQEAIDYIKMHQPDLRILVFSSQDEDLYAIRYLKMGAGGYLSKQSSSAIIENALTAMLNTGRYASDEVKEAMFLESLNGATKNSPFEALSGRELQIANKIAEGLPLKEISNQLNLHSSTISTYKNRLFEKLKIRSVPELVEILRLYNQ, encoded by the coding sequence ATTTTTTCTGATCTTTTTCATACTCTTAAAGATAAAGAGTATAAGAATTGTGTCCTAACAAAGTTAGCAACTCCAGATTATAAATCGCTGTACAAAGTAATTCAGAAAGAAGAATTGGATCTGGCCATTATGGACGTTAATATGCCTAATGGTACTGTGCAGGAAGCGATCGATTACATAAAAATGCATCAACCCGACTTAAGAATTCTCGTATTTTCTTCTCAAGACGAAGATTTGTATGCAATACGTTATCTAAAAATGGGTGCCGGTGGTTACCTAAGCAAACAAAGCTCTAGTGCAATAATTGAAAATGCTTTGACGGCGATGCTTAATACTGGGCGATATGCAAGTGACGAAGTAAAAGAAGCGATGTTTTTAGAATCATTGAACGGCGCAACAAAAAACTCACCCTTTGAAGCGTTATCAGGCCGCGAATTGCAAATTGCCAATAAGATTGCAGAAGGTCTTCCTCTCAAAGAAATTTCTAATCAACTTAATCTCCATTCATCAACGATCAGTACTTACAAAAACAGGCTGTTTGAAAAGCTTAAAATACGATCCGTACCAGAATTGGTGGAGATTCTTAGGCTGTATAATCAGTAA
- a CDS encoding IS3 family transposase (programmed frameshift), translating into MKKIRKNYSLEFKIQAVSLSEQRGNVSSVAEELGICKESLVNWRKLHKEGKLSKEKQISSDPIREELLRLRKELEETKLERDNLKKGGRHLLQERRVRYKFIKEHADVFPVGKMCEVLKVSRSSFYHWKKRKPSKQSERRAILSAEIFSIYHWSRGRYGSPRIARELEAKGMRASRPLVARLMRERNLRSIVKKKFKKTTNSSHRYPVAENYLNQNFQVTSSKEVWVSDITYIRTGQGWLYLTTVIDLFDRKVIGWSLSETMKAQDTSIAALKMARLHRPLQDHDSLIFHSDRGIQYACTEFTSIVGKNITRSMSGKGNCYDNAVAESFFKTLKTELVYQNKYETRDHAKNSVFEYIETFYNTHRRHSALGNLTIKEYQNLMSNQSKNVA; encoded by the exons ATGAAAAAGATCAGAAAAAATTACAGTCTAGAGTTTAAGATCCAAGCAGTATCTTTAAGTGAGCAGCGAGGCAATGTATCCTCGGTAGCTGAAGAATTGGGGATCTGTAAAGAAAGTCTCGTTAATTGGCGAAAACTTCACAAAGAAGGTAAACTTAGCAAGGAAAAACAAATATCCTCTGATCCAATAAGGGAAGAGTTATTGAGACTTCGCAAAGAACTAGAAGAAACAAAGCTTGAACGTGATA ATCTTAAAAAAGGCGGTAGGCATCTTCTCCAAGAGAGACGGGTAAGATATAAATTTATCAAAGAACACGCTGATGTGTTTCCTGTCGGGAAGATGTGCGAAGTATTAAAGGTAAGCAGGAGCAGTTTTTATCATTGGAAGAAAAGAAAACCGAGTAAGCAATCAGAAAGAAGAGCCATTTTATCAGCAGAAATCTTTAGTATTTATCATTGGAGCCGTGGGAGATATGGAAGCCCTCGTATTGCCCGAGAACTGGAAGCAAAAGGAATGAGAGCTTCACGTCCTTTGGTGGCCAGACTAATGAGAGAACGCAACCTGAGAAGTATTGTAAAGAAAAAATTTAAGAAAACTACCAACTCATCCCATCGATACCCTGTTGCTGAAAATTATTTGAATCAAAATTTTCAGGTTACAAGCAGTAAAGAGGTCTGGGTGTCTGATATTACGTATATCCGCACAGGTCAGGGTTGGTTGTATCTTACTACAGTCATTGATTTGTTTGACAGAAAGGTTATCGGCTGGTCATTAAGTGAGACGATGAAGGCTCAGGACACCAGTATTGCTGCCTTGAAAATGGCAAGGCTCCATCGTCCTTTACAGGATCATGATAGCTTGATTTTCCATTCAGATAGAGGGATACAATATGCGTGTACAGAATTTACATCAATAGTCGGAAAAAACATTACTCGAAGCATGAGCGGAAAAGGAAATTGTTATGACAATGCTGTAGCTGAGAGCTTTTTCAAAACTCTGAAAACCGAACTTGTCTATCAAAATAAATATGAAACTAGAGATCATGCTAAAAACTCTGTGTTTGAATATATAGAAACATTTTACAACACTCACAGAAGGCATTCGGCTTTAGGAAATTTAACCATAAAAGAGTATCAAAATTTAATGTCTAATCAATCTAAAAATGTAGCATAA
- a CDS encoding sensor histidine kinase: protein MNDLTNKLQLKIERLENEISFKNGLISILSHDSKEMFGNFLWLIEALEDKTISEEDFFNLLPQIKSDARKNLQTIQDSTAWLKTQYGDFKIKPVKIMVIDLFHHFEEKYADQLKEKSIKFYFKGDPNTFLTTDRLLLEYVLDKILNNAVKYSLPGQDICLQEATEGDQVILSVIDSGTGMPEKYVSAIYTYDNPIFQGTSGEKGVGLSLKIVKNFVSLLHGNIQIISAENEGTTVSLFLNKFTE from the coding sequence ATGAATGACCTTACCAACAAACTACAATTAAAAATCGAAAGACTGGAAAACGAAATCAGTTTTAAGAATGGACTGATCTCGATATTGTCTCATGATTCAAAAGAAATGTTTGGGAATTTTCTGTGGCTTATAGAAGCGCTGGAAGATAAGACCATTAGTGAGGAAGATTTTTTTAACCTATTACCGCAGATAAAAAGCGATGCCCGAAAGAATCTGCAAACTATTCAGGACAGCACTGCCTGGTTAAAAACACAATACGGAGACTTTAAGATTAAACCTGTGAAAATCATGGTGATTGATCTTTTTCACCATTTCGAAGAAAAATATGCTGATCAATTAAAAGAAAAAAGCATTAAATTTTATTTTAAAGGAGATCCCAATACATTTCTTACAACCGATCGCTTATTGCTTGAATATGTTTTAGACAAAATTCTCAATAACGCAGTGAAATACTCTTTGCCCGGGCAAGATATCTGCCTGCAGGAAGCTACAGAAGGTGATCAGGTCATACTTTCTGTCATCGATTCTGGAACGGGAATGCCTGAAAAATATGTATCTGCGATCTACACTTACGATAACCCTATATTTCAGGGAACTTCTGGCGAAAAAGGAGTTGGATTAAGTTTGAAAATTGTTAAAAATTTTGTATCCTTGCTGCATGGAAACATCCAAATCATTTCCGCTGAAAATGAAGGCACTACGGTTTCCCTTTTTTTAAATAAATTTACTGAATAA
- a CDS encoding response regulator, producing the protein MKNNILPDNEIGRLKKLEFFDLLNLGKDPQFDVFAETACLIADCPASLIAIMESETQTIQSCIGLEIDSVARENTVCQYSIASGEVVIINDTLLDDRSKNNPLILEGGIRFYVGIPFIDDEGFALGTICVIDYKPRTITDSQITALKKLADVISKLLTAKRKTVYAEYFQQLFNISNNLICVLDDELKFKDFNPVVEKIFSLKKEEAIGLSFNQVFGEGNNNLSKLKDLSENNQEVSFTTSTVMEDGSSVIVEWVLKSNQELSEIFCFGINITAQTEEKRQLESSERRFRSFFENAIGLMSMHDMEGNIISVNEKGRETLHYSIDEVKNLNLRDLVPEHNWPSLNQYLDRINKNKEDFGTMILKAKNGVEQIWMYHNVVEIDEEGKPYVISTALNVTERMTLEKDLIQTKKMLEQTSSVAQVGGWEVNLKKDTVFWSQSTKEIHKISNDFQPNLENAIGFYKEDSRERVKFLFNRAVTEGVPYDDEFQLVRNDGVTIWVRVKGIPEFENGVCNRVYGIIQDIDIFKNMFLDIAKKEAMMQSFVTYVPVAVAMFDKDLNYISVSSRWRGEFKMDEADIIGKNLFVVSPNIPEERKEIYLAALQGKTYINEDFAISVDGKEEIQHFDLKVGPWYLSDNEIGGVIVSVKNITNSVHTNEELKNAKKMADIASKAKSEFLANMSHEIRTPLNGVIGFSDLLLKTPLNDIQTQYLNYINESGENLLNIINDILDFSKIESGKMELLIEKSDVYDMVSQVINVILYQSQKKNIELLLNIEQGLPKTLLLDESRLKQILINLLGNAVKFTGQGEIELKVEKLRMDDSNIALRFSVRDTGIGIPIEKQKHIFDAFTQENSSISKRYGGTGLGLTISNNILGYMGSHLSLISTPEKGSVFFFDIEIPYEISELKEDDDLAIKKVLVVDDNEANRIILQHMLTYKNIESTLAANGMEALQILLKGEHFDVILMDYHMPIISGLETIDKIKQLFNERNETSPLVILHTSSEEHDVINSFRKEDNSYFLLKPIKSDDLYKTLRRVAQNNVIEVNAPQHSEKDQLSFMKELNVLLVDDNPVNMVLNNKMMKSLIPDAHLTEAVNGLEAVEECKKKDFSIILMDVQMPVMNGLEATKHIRLLPGYKSVPIIGVTAGNVLGEKEKCLESGMIDFLPKPLRQADLLEMLKKHIAPEGDSDVETTDEMVMEKYINMDLLNDQIGDNDDFKEIFLNLVINELIQTENNIVTIAAEKNVDDAKMILHKLKGTAGTAGLFRLSDCALKWEKKANENIDFSAMEKEIKEEITIGLDIIKSLMK; encoded by the coding sequence ATGAAGAATAATATCCTTCCTGATAATGAGATAGGAAGATTGAAAAAATTAGAATTTTTTGATCTTCTGAACTTAGGCAAAGATCCTCAATTTGATGTTTTTGCAGAAACGGCATGCCTTATAGCCGATTGTCCTGCTTCTTTAATTGCGATTATGGAAAGCGAGACGCAGACCATCCAAAGCTGTATAGGTCTTGAGATCGATTCTGTAGCACGCGAGAATACGGTTTGCCAGTATTCGATAGCAAGCGGAGAAGTGGTAATTATTAATGATACGCTTTTGGATGACAGATCCAAGAATAATCCACTCATTTTGGAAGGAGGGATACGGTTCTATGTAGGGATACCATTTATTGATGACGAAGGTTTTGCATTAGGAACAATCTGTGTGATTGATTATAAGCCCAGAACTATTACAGATAGTCAGATCACGGCACTCAAAAAGCTTGCAGATGTAATTTCTAAGCTTCTAACGGCAAAGAGAAAGACCGTTTATGCAGAATATTTCCAGCAACTTTTCAATATATCCAATAATCTGATCTGTGTTTTGGATGACGAATTGAAGTTTAAAGATTTCAATCCGGTGGTCGAAAAAATATTTTCGTTAAAGAAAGAAGAAGCGATTGGGCTTAGTTTTAACCAGGTTTTCGGAGAAGGTAATAACAACCTTTCAAAGCTTAAAGATCTATCTGAGAATAATCAGGAAGTATCTTTTACTACTTCTACTGTAATGGAAGACGGAAGTTCTGTGATTGTAGAGTGGGTGTTAAAATCCAATCAGGAACTTTCTGAAATTTTCTGTTTCGGAATCAACATTACTGCACAAACGGAAGAAAAACGTCAGTTGGAAAGCTCAGAGAGACGTTTCAGGAGTTTCTTTGAAAATGCCATCGGTTTGATGAGTATGCATGACATGGAGGGCAACATTATCTCTGTTAACGAAAAAGGTAGAGAAACGCTTCATTATTCTATAGATGAGGTGAAAAATTTAAACCTTAGAGATCTTGTTCCTGAGCATAATTGGCCATCTTTAAACCAGTATCTTGATAGGATTAATAAAAACAAGGAGGATTTCGGAACCATGATTCTTAAAGCAAAGAATGGGGTAGAGCAGATCTGGATGTACCACAATGTTGTTGAGATAGATGAAGAAGGGAAGCCTTATGTAATAAGCACGGCATTGAACGTCACCGAAAGGATGACTTTAGAGAAAGATCTAATTCAGACAAAAAAAATGCTGGAGCAGACAAGTTCTGTAGCTCAAGTAGGCGGTTGGGAAGTAAATTTGAAAAAAGATACGGTATTCTGGTCTCAAAGTACCAAAGAAATTCATAAGATAAGTAACGATTTTCAGCCTAATTTAGAAAATGCCATTGGTTTTTATAAAGAAGATAGCAGAGAAAGAGTTAAATTTTTATTCAACAGAGCGGTAACAGAGGGAGTTCCGTATGATGATGAATTTCAGCTCGTGCGTAATGATGGGGTTACGATCTGGGTAAGGGTAAAAGGAATTCCGGAATTTGAAAATGGCGTTTGCAACAGGGTTTATGGAATAATTCAGGATATTGATATATTCAAAAATATGTTCCTCGATATTGCTAAAAAAGAAGCAATGATGCAATCGTTCGTAACGTATGTTCCGGTTGCCGTGGCAATGTTTGATAAAGATCTTAATTATATTTCTGTAAGCAGCAGATGGAGAGGAGAATTCAAAATGGATGAGGCAGATATTATCGGAAAGAATCTTTTTGTTGTATCACCAAACATTCCTGAAGAACGAAAAGAAATCTATCTTGCTGCTTTGCAAGGTAAAACTTATATAAATGAAGATTTTGCGATTAGTGTTGATGGCAAAGAAGAAATTCAGCATTTCGACCTTAAGGTTGGACCATGGTATCTTTCAGATAATGAAATTGGAGGGGTGATTGTGTCTGTAAAAAATATTACCAATTCTGTACATACCAATGAAGAACTTAAAAATGCCAAAAAAATGGCTGATATTGCAAGCAAGGCAAAATCAGAGTTTCTTGCTAACATGAGTCATGAAATACGCACACCTCTCAATGGAGTGATTGGGTTTTCTGATCTTCTTTTAAAAACTCCTCTTAACGATATTCAGACTCAATACCTTAATTATATTAATGAATCTGGGGAAAACCTCTTAAACATTATTAATGATATTCTGGATTTTTCTAAAATAGAATCTGGTAAAATGGAGCTTCTGATAGAGAAAAGTGATGTTTATGACATGGTAAGTCAGGTTATTAATGTGATTCTTTATCAGTCTCAGAAAAAAAATATTGAACTTCTTCTTAATATTGAGCAGGGACTTCCAAAAACTTTATTACTTGATGAATCCCGATTAAAGCAAATCCTTATCAACCTCTTAGGAAATGCTGTAAAGTTTACGGGACAAGGAGAAATTGAGCTGAAAGTAGAAAAACTCCGCATGGATGATAGCAACATTGCTCTTCGATTTTCTGTAAGAGATACAGGAATCGGAATACCTATCGAAAAGCAGAAACATATTTTTGATGCTTTCACTCAGGAAAACAGCTCTATCAGTAAGCGTTACGGAGGAACCGGTCTAGGTCTTACCATTTCAAACAATATTCTTGGATATATGGGAAGTCATTTATCGCTGATCAGTACTCCTGAAAAAGGTTCTGTATTTTTCTTCGACATTGAAATTCCTTACGAAATATCTGAATTGAAAGAAGATGATGATCTCGCTATAAAAAAAGTGCTTGTAGTAGATGATAATGAAGCGAACAGAATCATTCTTCAACACATGCTTACCTATAAAAATATAGAATCTACACTGGCTGCCAACGGAATGGAAGCTTTACAAATATTGCTGAAAGGTGAACATTTTGATGTTATATTGATGGATTATCACATGCCGATAATTTCTGGTTTGGAAACAATCGATAAGATTAAACAGTTATTTAATGAGCGGAATGAGACTTCACCATTGGTAATTCTTCATACTTCTTCAGAGGAACATGATGTTATTAATTCTTTCCGTAAGGAAGACAATTCTTATTTTCTTTTAAAGCCTATTAAATCTGACGATCTTTATAAAACACTTAGACGTGTGGCACAAAATAATGTGATAGAAGTTAATGCTCCGCAACATTCTGAAAAAGACCAGCTTTCTTTTATGAAAGAGCTAAATGTTCTTCTGGTAGACGATAATCCGGTGAATATGGTTCTGAATAATAAAATGATGAAATCACTTATACCTGACGCACATCTTACAGAAGCGGTAAACGGTCTCGAAGCTGTGGAAGAATGTAAGAAAAAAGATTTCTCTATTATCCTTATGGATGTACAGATGCCGGTGATGAATGGTCTTGAAGCCACAAAACACATTCGACTCTTACCAGGATACAAAAGCGTACCCATTATTGGTGTAACTGCAGGAAACGTTCTGGGAGAGAAAGAAAAATGTCTGGAATCGGGGATGATCGATTTTCTGCCTAAACCTTTGCGACAGGCAGATCTTTTGGAAATGCTCAAAAAACATATTGCTCCTGAAGGAGATAGCGATGTTGAGACCACAGATGAGATGGTAATGGAGAAATATATCAATATGGATTTGTTGAACGATCAGATTGGTGATAATGACGATTTCAAAGAAATATTTTTAAATCTTGTGATTAACGAACTTATCCAGACAGAGAATAATATTGTTACCATAGCGGCGGAAAAAAATGTGGACGATGCCAAAATGATTCTTCATAAGCTTAAAGGAACTGCCGGAACTGCCGGTCTTTTCAGACTTTCAGACTGCGCATTGAAATGGGAGAAAAAAGCGAATGAAAATATAGATTTTTCAGCGATGGAGAAAGAAATAAAAGAAGAAATAACAATAGGATTAGATATTATAAAAAGCTTAATGAAATAA
- a CDS encoding fatty acid desaturase family protein — translation MSQKIKFSSASGSRFYATVRSRVDDFFNQRQVSQHANKLMWGKTIFFLSGFTGIYLLIISGLMPIWMLLPLAVLLGMFSAFVGFNVCHDAIHGALSGNKKVNKLFGFIFNLIGANPYVWSITHNVVHHTYTNIPGHDEDIEVAPGLIRIAAEDEVNSIQRYQHWYAFPLYSLASLSWVFRKDYLKFFQKKIGAHQSKHPKLEYFNLFFYKALYYFLFIILPLLVLDVSWWQFLIGFLLLHIAEGLTMGLVFQLAHVVEGTDFPLPNETGQMEEAWAEHQMRTTANFATHNKLAAFFLGGLNRQIEHHLFPKVCHIHYGEISVIVKETAMEFNLPYIENKSFLSALRSHFVTLKKFGKESVMN, via the coding sequence ATGTCACAAAAAATAAAATTCTCATCCGCTTCAGGTTCTCGTTTTTATGCAACAGTCAGGAGCAGGGTTGATGATTTTTTCAATCAACGTCAGGTAAGCCAACATGCAAATAAGCTAATGTGGGGTAAGACCATATTTTTCCTTTCAGGGTTCACAGGGATATATCTTTTAATCATCTCTGGACTTATGCCTATTTGGATGCTCCTTCCATTAGCTGTTTTATTGGGCATGTTCAGCGCCTTTGTAGGTTTCAATGTTTGCCATGATGCTATACATGGTGCACTTTCAGGAAATAAAAAAGTAAATAAACTGTTTGGCTTTATTTTTAATCTTATTGGTGCCAATCCATATGTTTGGAGCATCACCCATAATGTTGTTCACCACACCTATACCAATATTCCCGGACACGATGAAGATATTGAAGTAGCGCCAGGATTGATACGTATTGCTGCCGAAGATGAAGTGAATTCTATCCAGCGATATCAACATTGGTATGCATTTCCGCTTTATAGCTTGGCATCTTTGTCATGGGTATTCCGTAAAGATTATCTGAAGTTTTTCCAAAAAAAAATTGGTGCGCATCAGAGCAAGCATCCTAAATTGGAGTATTTCAATTTATTTTTTTATAAAGCGCTTTATTATTTTCTGTTTATTATACTTCCATTATTAGTGCTGGATGTGAGTTGGTGGCAGTTTTTAATTGGTTTTCTCTTGTTACATATCGCCGAAGGATTAACAATGGGTCTGGTTTTTCAGTTGGCTCACGTTGTGGAAGGTACCGATTTTCCACTGCCTAATGAAACCGGACAAATGGAAGAGGCTTGGGCGGAACATCAGATGCGTACAACTGCAAATTTTGCAACCCATAATAAACTTGCCGCATTTTTTCTTGGTGGACTCAACAGGCAGATCGAACATCACTTGTTTCCTAAAGTCTGTCACATCCATTACGGTGAGATATCCGTTATTGTAAAAGAGACTGCAATGGAGTTCAATTTGCCTTATATTGAAAATAAAAGTTTTCTTTCTGCCCTTCGCTCGCATTTTGTAACACTTAAAAAATTTGGTAAAGAGTCGGTCATGAACTAG